In Zalophus californianus isolate mZalCal1 chromosome 4, mZalCal1.pri.v2, whole genome shotgun sequence, the following proteins share a genomic window:
- the OTUD6B gene encoding deubiquitinase OTUD6B isoform X4, whose protein sequence is MISKDKKAALEKEREERIAEAEIENLSGARHLESEKLAQILAARQLEIKQIPSDGHCMYRAIEDQLKEQKCPLTVAALRSQTAEYIQGHVEDFLPFLTNPNTGDMYTPEEFRKYCDDIVNTAAWGGQLELRALSHILQTPIEIIQADSPPIVVGEEYPKNPLILVYMRHAYGLGEHYNSVTQLVNTATENCS, encoded by the exons ATGATATCCAAG GACAAAAAAGCTGCATTGGAAAAGGAGCGGGAAGAAAGGATAGCTGAAGCTGAAATTGAGAACTTATCTGGAGCTAGACACCTAGAAAGTGAAAAACTTGCTCAAATACTGGCCGCTAGACAGTTGGAAATTAAACAGATTCCATCTGATGGCCACTGTATGTATAGAGCCATTGAAGATCAGCTGAAAGAACAGAAATGCCCCTTGACTGTGGCTGCCTTGAGAAGTCAAACTGCTGAATATATACAAGGCCATGTGGAAGACTTTCTGCCATTTTTAACAAATCCTAATACAGGAGATATGTATACTCcag AAGAGTTTAGAAAGTACTGTGATGATATTGTCAACACAGCTGCATGGGGAGGTCAGCTTGAG ctAAGAGCTTTGTCTCACATTTTGCAAACACCAATAGAGATAATACAGGCAGATTCTCCTCCTATTGTAGTTGGTGAAGAATATCCAAAAAACCCATTAATACTTGT ATATATGAGACATGCATACGGCTTAGGAGAACATTACAATTCTGTTACACAGTTGGTGAACACAGCTACTGAAAATTGCAGCTAG